The Xenopus laevis strain J_2021 chromosome 7S, Xenopus_laevis_v10.1, whole genome shotgun sequence genome includes a window with the following:
- the LOC121396267 gene encoding traf2 and NCK-interacting protein kinase-like — MPFWAPQRKRQAECGSLSETYKPPDGRLTKDVLLGEGGTGEVFKGRHHRKGVVAVKMANISRDEESVCREVSFLRKFGGHKNVAAFHGAYYSAPLNECSSELLEIVLEYCGGGSLHDMINSTEGQSLRETWIGYVCQEVLKALKHIHKNRAVHRDIKSPNIMFTEKGKVKLIDFGLCWDLDPQTGKCYESEGTVHWMAPEAIRRRGKPVAYDTKCDIWSLGITAIEMAEGETPYANQYPVSDLILNNDAPELQSKTWSQNFVSFVKSCLEKEPSKRWSAEELLQHPFITELPPKKTIRAEIKKHLQVLQNHLTKKGLKGAAVWTMKKLQSAWSFCTPQTLPEQSVAEQMALEGFPSY; from the exons ATGCCATTCTGGGCCCCCCAGAGGAAG CGACAAGCAGAATGTGGTTCCCTCTCCGAGACTTATAAG CCTCCTGatggtcggctgaccaaggaCGTGCTTCTCGGAGAGGGTGGAACTGGAGAAGTGTTTAAG GGTCGCCACCATCGCAAAGGAGTGGTGGCTGTGAAGATGGCCAACATCAGCAGG gatgaagagtcTGTTTGCCGGGAAGTTAGTTTTCTCCGGAAGTTCGGCGGCCACAAGAACGTCGCTGCTTTCCATGGAGCCTATTATAGTGCTCCACTTAATGAGTGTTCATCGGAGCTGCTGGAG ATTGTCCTTGAATACTGTGGGGGCGGCTCCCTACATGACATGATAAATTCCACCGAAGGCCAATCCCTGAGAGAGACctggattggctatgtctgcCAAGAAGTGTTAAAG GCACTCAAGCACATCCACAAGAACAGAGCCGTGCACCGGGACATCAAGAGCCCAAACATAATGtttacagagaaagggaaggtGAAACTGA TCGATTTTGGACTCTGCTGGGACCTGGACCCACAGACTGGAAAGTGCTATGAGAGTGAAGGCACTGTGCACTGGATGGCGCCCGAGGCCATAAGGAGGAGAGGCAAACCAGTGGCGTATgacaccaaa tgTGACATCTGGTCCCTGGGGATTACTGCCATCGAAATGGCCGAGGGAGAAACAC catATGCCAATCAGTATCCAGTGTCAGACCTCATACTGAACAACGATGCACCGGAGCTTCAATCAAAGACCTG gtcaCAGAATTTTGTGTCCTTTGTCAAATCTTGTCTGGAAAAGGAACCATCAAAGAGGTGGAGTGCTGAAGAACTTCTGCAGCACCCGTTCATTACTGAACTGCCCCCAAAGAAGACAATTAGGGCTGAAATAAAGAAACACCTTCAGGTGCTGCAGAACCATCTGACCAAGAAAG GATTGAAGGGAGCAGCTGTCTGGACCATGAAGAAGCTGCAGAGTGCTTGGTCCTTCTGCACTCCCCAGACATTGCCAGAACAAAGTGTGGCTGAGCAAATGGCACTGGAGGGCTTTCCCTCTTACTGA